CCACTCACGTAACCGCCAGCGTAGACAGTCCTTACATTGCGTGAAACTCTAGATATCGCCTCACCAACCAGCTTACCGTATTCTAGCAAGTCTTCAGGGATGTTAATAATGGCTATATCCCCGATCACGTCGTAAGCTGACGGGATCCTCTTAAGAATGCCGTCAGGAACCAACCCCTCAAGTAAGTCTTTGAAAGTCAGTCCGAGAGTGCCGCAGGAGAAGTCTTCATAGCAAGACTCACTAACTAGAGTTACGGGGAAGTCTTTAAGTAAGCTTAAGTCTACGTCTTCTTTGATGGGGATAGCTACAGTCCCGTCACTCAACTTCTTCACTTTACAGTTCCTCACGTAAGCATCTCTAGACTTAAGAAACTTGAGTGCTGTCTCGACGTCCTTGACTAAGACCCTCACACACCGCAGCCTCAACTAACCTCACCTGCAGTTAGTAGGTAGTGAGAGACTCAATCATAATAAATCTTTTTAACGTTTTTATTTTGGTGGAGTGAGTGAAGCTAGGTATAGTGCCTAAACTCAACAGTCCTGAAGCTCTGCAGCTAGCTAAGCTCGTGTTAAAGAGTGCTGAGAGTAAAGGACTGACAGCGTTCTTAGACGCGAGAGCTAAGGACCTCGTATCGTGGGATAAGTTTTTCCATATAGGTAAAGACGATGTAGACATAGTAGTAGTTATAGGGGGTGACGGGACAGTCTTAAGCACTCTGCACTTGCTGAGAGACTCTGAAGTCCCTGTAGCTACGATAAGGTACGGCAGGAGAGGCTTCTTATGTGATGTGCCGCCATACGAGTACTCTGAGATGGTCTCTAGGATAGCGTCAGGAGACTACAAGCTCGTCGAGTATATGAGGCTTAAAGCCGAGGTCAGGGGTGTGGGCGCAACACCCCCAGCACTGAATGAGATAGCTGTCGTGAGTTCAGGGAGTGGTAGAGCTAAAGTGATAAGGCTGTACGTCCATAAAGATGACGAGGAGGTCTACAGAAGACTAGTAGGTGATGGGGTGATAGTAGCGACGCCCGTAGGCTCGACAGCTTACAGTCTAGCTGCCGGAGGGCCCGTGGTAGACCCGACGATGAGGGCTTTGATAGTGACTCCTCTCGCTTCAATAACTCTGTGTACGAGGCCGGTGATATTGCCTCCAAACACTGAAGTTAAGGTGACAGTAGCTAAAGACTCGCCAGAAGCTCTCTTGATAGTTGACGGGACATTCAGCATGACACTGAAGCCAAAAGACTCTGTCACTATAAGAGAGTATCATAAGCCGGCTAAATTCGCTAGATTTTACGTGGGTGACTACTACGTCAGAATCTTCGAGCGATGTCTGTGATGAGGCTTACGTGCTTGACGCTGCAGCCTTCTTCGCAGGCTACCAACTATACATAACGAAAAACGTCTACACAGTGAAAGAAGTAATTCAAGAAGTAAGAGATTCAGAAAGCGTTAAAAACCTCCAACTAGCTCTCTCAGCAGGTAGGTTAATAGTCGGCGAGCCCGAAACTAAGTACAGAGAGGTAGTGAGTCAGTTAGCCGAGAAACTCAGCGTGCTAAAGAAACTCTCTAGTACAGACCTAGAACTCCTAGCTCTAACAAGCGAGCTACTAGAAAAATGCAGTAACGTAATAGTCATAAGCGACGACACAGCCTTAAGGAAAGTAGCTACACAAATAGGCGCTAAAACCATGACCATAAAATACAGGGGACGCAGATAGACCGGCATCCTTAAGAACTAGGCTCTCAACTTATGCTCTAGTCTCTAACCTTCTTGCTTACATTCATGAGAAAAGACTGTAATTAATTTAAAAGACTCTAATTACTAGGATATTATTGGCGGGGGTGCCCGAGCCAGGTCAAAGGGGTCAGGCTGAGGCCCTGATGGCGTAGGCCTGCGTGGGTTCAAATCCCACCCCCCGCACCACGTACTAACCCTTTAATTCTAGCGTGACTCACTCATGTTGAAAGCTTAATTTACTTAACAAATTACGAGATTGGTGGGTTTATTGAATGCGCTCCTGGATTTGTTTGTAGAGTTCCTGAAAATAGGGTTCCTCATGTTTGGGGGTGCTTATTCTGGTGTAGCGCTTATGCATAAAGAGCTAGTTGAGCTTAAGGGGTGGCTTACAAACGAGGAATTCATTGATGTGGTAGGCATTTCTCAGAGTGCTCCTGGTCCTGTAACCATAAACTTAGCAGTCCTCATAGGCTATAGAATTTGCGGTATTCTCGGCTCTGTAGTAGCTACTTTAGGGATAGTGCTACCGGCCTACTTAATCGTGTTAGGTATTGCAGCAGGCTTATCTCCCTACCTAACAACACCTCTAGCTAGAACAATACTGAGAGGCATAAACTGCGCTGTCGTAGCGTTGGTACTAATAGTTCTGCTAACAATAAGTCAGAAAGTATTAATTCAAGATAACACCGTAGGACTCGTTGAGGTAGTGATATTCGTTACAGCCTTTACTCTAGTCTTTCTCTTCAAGCAACACCCAGTAGCTGCTATAGGGGTCTCCATAGTGTTGAGCCTAATAGCTAAGTACGTGTTTGGCTTTTAAAAAAGTATTGGTGGACCGGCCGGGATTTGAACCCGGGACCTCCGCCGTGCGAGGGCGGCGCTCTTCCAGCTGAGCTACCGGCCCCCATAATTCTTACTATTAAACTCTTAAAATTATTATTTCACGAGGTATTAGTGAGTGTACGTGTTAATGACTTCCCTGACGGGAGGCGGCTATTCTGTGATGATTCTACCTGTGTTCGAGTATGTCTTGTAGCCTGCGTAATTACTCAGTACCTCATTTATTTTCTCACTACTTAATATCTCCAATATCTTGCGTACGGGTTCTTTATTCATGCTATCTTTACGTATTACGAGGTCGTATATTTCATCACCTATTTTAATGAATTCTAGTCCGTACATCTCGGCTGCGTGCCTGACCCCGACCCCCACGTCTGCTCTCCCCTGAAGTACTGTTACGGCCACCCCGTTATGTGTTTTTGCTTCGTTGAGGTACCCCCTAACAATTCTGGGTATCTCGTCTGGATTTATGCCGAGTTCTCTCGCAGCTGCTCTCAAGTTAATATCTATGAGTGTTCTAGTTCCAGAACCTCTATTCCTGTTTATGAAGACCACGTCTTCTCTGAAGAGGTCTTTAAAAGACCTTATGTTTTTAGGGTTGTTTCTAGGTAGTAAGAACCCGATTTCCCTAACCCAACCACCTACTAAGACCGCCTGACTAGC
This DNA window, taken from Zestosphaera sp., encodes the following:
- a CDS encoding chromate transporter, translating into MNALLDLFVEFLKIGFLMFGGAYSGVALMHKELVELKGWLTNEEFIDVVGISQSAPGPVTINLAVLIGYRICGILGSVVATLGIVLPAYLIVLGIAAGLSPYLTTPLARTILRGINCAVVALVLIVLLTISQKVLIQDNTVGLVEVVIFVTAFTLVFLFKQHPVAAIGVSIVLSLIAKYVFGF
- a CDS encoding NAD(+)/NADH kinase, encoding MKLGIVPKLNSPEALQLAKLVLKSAESKGLTAFLDARAKDLVSWDKFFHIGKDDVDIVVVIGGDGTVLSTLHLLRDSEVPVATIRYGRRGFLCDVPPYEYSEMVSRIASGDYKLVEYMRLKAEVRGVGATPPALNEIAVVSSGSGRAKVIRLYVHKDDEEVYRRLVGDGVIVATPVGSTAYSLAAGGPVVDPTMRALIVTPLASITLCTRPVILPPNTEVKVTVAKDSPEALLIVDGTFSMTLKPKDSVTIREYHKPAKFARFYVGDYYVRIFERCL